In Zygosaccharomyces rouxii strain CBS732 chromosome F complete sequence, a single window of DNA contains:
- a CDS encoding YbhB/YbcL family Raf kinase inhibitor-like protein (similar to uniprot|P14306 Saccharomyces cerevisiae YLR178C TFS1 Carboxypeptidase Y inhibitor (putative) lipid binding protein supressor of a cdc25 mutation) has translation MLHSFDASKATIEALTKNDIIPDVINPNFVKPLGVLSAEYSKEEPVAMGNQLTIKGTQSRPTVHFAPEEAALKASDLLTLVITDPDAPSRTDKKWSEFCHYVESDIKVSETEGGILEGGKVLQPYVGPGPPAGTGPHRYVFLLYKQPGGVTASELTPIKGRPNWGYGSPATGVEKWATENKLQPIAANFFFAESS, from the coding sequence ATGTTGCACTCATTTGATGCCTCAAAGGCTACTATCGAAGCTTTGACCAAGAACGACATCATCCCAGATGTGATTAACCCAAATTTCGTTAAACCATTGGGTGTTCTTTCTGCTGAATATTCAAAGGAGGAACCTGTCGCTATGGGTAATCAATTGACCATCAAGGGTACTCAGTCAAGACCAACTGTTCACTTCGCCCCTGAGGAGGCTGCTTTGAAGGCTTCTGACCTCCTGACTCTGGTCATTACCGATCCAGATGCACCTTCTCGTACCGATAAGAAATGGTCAGAATTTTGCCACTATGTGGAGTCTGACATCAAGGTTTCTGAGACTGAAGGTGGTATCCTAGAAGGGGGTAAGGTTTTACAACCCTATGTGGGTCCTGGCCCACCAGCTGGTACTGGTCCTCACAGATACGTTTTCTTGTTGTACAAACAACCAGGGGGTGTAACCGCATCTGAGTTGACTCCAATTAAGGGTAGACCAAACTGGGGCTACGGTTCTCCTGCTACTGGTGTTGAGAAATGGGCAACTGAAAACAAATTGCAACCAATAGCAGctaacttcttcttcgcTGAAAGCAGTTAG
- a CDS encoding uncharacterized protein (weakly similar to Saccharomyces cerevisiae YLR177W Hypothetical ORF and to YDR505C uniprot|P50896 Saccharomyces cerevisiae YDR505C PSP1 Asn and gln rich protein of unknown function; high-copy suppressor of POL1 (DNA polymerase alpha) and partial suppressor of CDC2 (polymerase delta) and CDC6 (pre-RC loading factor) mutations; overexpression results in growth inhibition), whose translation MTTELPSINSTTSISDNADLRNYYENLLFKNSSGRSLADLPRGQEFSQQSQQDSPRSRNQQRILQHHQQQQNPQPQQQQQRSQNQHNPENTVDFINGFHASNGSPFHSFRQAPSMTPSNSEPVLNSPTADPLSQQQQQQQQQLYQQAAAQQQAGTSATTASNPTAAAAAAAAAQQQSGRHSMFYTPQDPLGSMGGFTLDFDRNNNRNSSVSNDASATYAGYTKQSVSPGSMVSSLNADPFFDLPPIFQQHREPLEERKQQYLGARRSSYISDTLIHGNLASFMGANAPPPPPTTATTASMAAPPTATMFPTALDPTEAAYPLGPFAAPANPPSMPTTAGPMGAPLSDVPDAASQVRSLTTAPAAMYGGFLQPQMLQQLPPRRNTQPVNSLATPPISAPFKTSAAPLGARNRYLNFSKSNQQQQPQQQNPQQQLHQNQHQPRRQSQQHGQQVSPHQQDMPIPPTAAVAAAAMNGNAAGQVPLDNGLVLVNGQRIASSPDLQALYADCGSKYFSGGQVYDFADYIKSMLNPAAGDQDDLKKQSIFKFLAFLKSCNLNYNPQSDAFVSGEKQSHMGASSRKGSGNGNDPTAIGNQDRRPSTASTYLHYKPLVLVSLKNGKLELLSTPQNTNILMQRGDLVIIDGDRGKDLALVVEPVVDLDLALFVNFLKKKIHFDSLITSRSQHHPNNRFVHSLIQSTKGQSEELNSKLYDVIELTQLIVPSKQVLRFATPWEITTNLHNKFQDELKALHIAQLKLKSLNSGFSHHHHGHGHGHAHGNEHIITTTTAANNNENGSPNANNGNGNSVGRPQLNIKILNAEFQFDRKKLTFYYFCEERNDFRELIKELFKFYKTRIWLCAIPNNLGIDQKYYNSQRKELKMYQEMMQHYAVDDLTDANAQQGAGFIVAPALNKIELDNFQIGVYKELVNELFGN comes from the coding sequence ATGACTACGGAGTTGCCCTCTATCAACAGTACAACTAGTATATCTGATAATGCTGATTTAAGGAATTATTACGAAAATTTACTGTTCAAAAACAGTAGCGGTAGATCACTTGCCGACTTACCCAGAGGACAGGAATTCAGCCAGCAATCACAGCAGGATTCCCCACGTTCACGCAATCAACAACGGATTCTgcaacatcatcaacaacaacaaaatcCACAACCtcagcaacaacaacaaagaAGTCAAAATCAACATAATCCGGAAAACACAGTGGACTTTATCAATGGATTTCACGCTAGTAACGGTTCACCTTTCCACAGCTTCCGGCAGGCACCCTCAATGACACCATCAAATTCAGAGCCGGTTCTGAATTCACCTACCGCTGATCCACTatcacaacaacaacaacaacaacagcagcagtTGTATCAACAAGCGGCAGCTCAACAGCAAGCTGGCACTAGTGCTACTACTGCTAGTAACCCAActgctgcagctgcagctgcagctgcCGCTCAACAACAATCAGGTAGGCATTCGATGTTTTATACTCCCCAGGATCCATTGGGGTCCATGGGTGGATTCACTTTAGATTTTGATAGAAACAACAACCGTAATTCCAGCGTCAGTAACGACGCCAGTGCTACTTACGCGGGTTATACTAAGCAAAGTGTGAGTCCAGGTTCCATGGTTTCCTCCTTGAACGCCGATCCCTTCTTTGACTTGCCCCCAATCTTTCAACAACATCGTGAGCCATTGGAGGAAAGAAAGCAACAGTATCTGGGAGCAAGAAGATCTTCTTACATCTCTGATACGTTGATTCATGGTAATTTGGCATCCTTCATGGGTGCAAACGCTCCACCTCCACCACCAACGACGGCAACAACTGCTAGTATGGCCGCACCACCAACTGCTACTATGTTTCCTACTGCATTGGATCCAACAGAAGCAGCTTATCCGTTGGGACCTTTTGCCGCCCCTGCTAATCCACCTTCTATGCCAACAACCGCAGGCCCCATGGGTGCACCTTTGAGTGATGTACCAGATGCTGCTTCCCAAGTTCGTTCTTTGACCACTGCGCCAGCTGCCATGTACGGCGGGTTTTTGCAACCGCAAATGCTTCAACAGTTACCACCCCGTCGTAATACTCAACCTGTTAACTCTTTGGCCACACCCCCAATTTCTGCTCCTTTCAAAACGTCTGCTGCTCCTCTAGGAGCTCGTAACAGatatttgaacttttccaagtccaaccaacaacagcaaccCCAACAACAAAATCCTCAGCAGCAGTTACATCAAAATCAACACCAGCCACGCAGACAATCTCAACAGCACGGACAACAGGTATCGCCGCATCAACAAGATATGCCTATTCCACCAACTGCAGCCGTTGCCGCTGCTGCTATGAATGGTAATGCTGCGGGACAAGTGCCTTTGGATAACGGTTTGGTTCTAGTGAATGGGCAAAGGATTGCATCCTCACCTGATTTGCAAGCTCTTTATGCTGATTGTGGATCCAAATACTTCTCTGGTGGACAAGTTTATGATTTTGCAGATTATATTAAGTCGATGCTAAATCCTGCGGCGGGTGATCAGGACGATTTAAAGAAACAGtcaatctttaaatttttggcaTTCCTTAAGAGTTGTAATTTGAACTATAATCCTCAATCCGATGCATTTGTTTCGGGTGAAAAACAATCGCACATGGGCGCTTCTAGTAGAAAAGGTAGTGGAAACGGTAATGATCCAACAGCCATTGGTAATCAAGATAGAAGACCAAGTACGGCATCTACTTACCTACACTACAAACCATTGGTTCtggtttctttgaaaaatgggaAATTGGAGTTGCTATCAACTCCACAAAATACTAATATTCTAATGCAAAGAGGCGATCTCGTAATCATCGATGGTGACAGGGGTAAGGATCTAGCACTGGTTGTAGAGCCCGTGGTCGATTTGGATTTGGCGTTATTTGTTAActttttaaagaaaaagattcaTTTTGATTCCTTGATTACAAGTCGTTCTCAGCACCATCCAAATAATAGATTTGTCCATTCATTAATCCAATCGACCAAGGGTCAAAGTGAAGAACTGAATTCAAAGCTTTACGACGTGATAGAGTTGACTCAATTGATCGTACCCTCCAAGCAGGTGTTAAGATTTGCAACTCCTTGGGAGATCACGACAAATTTGCACAACAAGTTCCAGGACGAATTGAAAGCTTTGCACATTgctcaattgaaattgaagtcTCTCAACAGTGGGTTTAGCCACCACCATCATGGTCATGGACACGGCCATGCTCATGGTAATGAACATAttatcaccaccaccaccgccGCCAACAATAATGAGAATGGTAGCCCTAACGctaataatggtaatgggAATTCCGTAGGGAGACCTCAATTGAAtatcaagattttgaatGCAGAATTCCAATTCGATCGCAAAAAATTAACCTTCTATTACTTCTGTGAAGAGCGTAACGATTTTAGAGAGTTGATCAAGGAGTTGTttaaattttacaagacaCGTATCTGGCTCTGTGcaattccaaataatttgGGTATTGATCAAAAGTATTACAATTCTCAACGcaaagaattaaagatgTATCAGGAGATGATGCAGCATTATGCAGTGGATGATTTGACCGATGCCAATGCTCAGCAGGGTGCTGGTTTTATTGTAGCCCCTGCACTCAACAAGATTGAGTTGGATAATTTCCAAATCGGTGTTTACAAGGAGCTCGTCAACGAACTTTTTGGCAACTGA
- the GMC1 gene encoding putative oxidoreductase (similar to uniprot|Q04399 Saccharomyces cerevisiae YDR506C Hypothetical ORF), with amino-acid sequence MYLLSFIALCFPILQAVFSLPVGEHREPKTHVIHFEAISKKNSEGRRIIAINDYKEYYEKTFGPPINVRAGDTINLSLENKICSEEEAQLAENDQFWQDYCNTGLHFHGLVPIGNQVDGVPGLTQPPIRTGETFWYNFTIPKDVCGTYWYHSHSTVQYGDGLRGTLVVECDEYNLLVNRVVQSLGEKAAGSGLLELPPRVDTIRQEGIQEEYVTLSDWYEDWNLDVVRDKMMFPGGTTDPHIDGSLINGSEEDQLEIRLKPNTNAVVLRLVNAGMAGTQIIHAEGKYMVVMETDGILVKPYAVETLSLAVGQRYTVIIPVDNDSIKIINGCNKMMGYITKVFWIVKGQPTGELRFNENIKNLPGLYRGELYKELEPLPSPNGQNTKIIGGQKNDDIQRITLDYLYLRDDDDMRQKYGTEMYKVNGKTMQEYMESPIEVKNGKTLEIVINALDHMRHPWHLHGHHFQLVSLGEKRDGVLRLGGEEDEENISDAAKRYNDDLQYWIESGKTPMTRDSFNIEGGSFAVIRIEPNRPGDWLLHCHVEWHVAKGLGVVIRELPELPELPEQSEQSEQSEQSQQQEQSQQDNGTSSQTSSNGKNTEDFSTSKVKVLSIYFLIMSILDAILYWVII; translated from the coding sequence ATGTATTTGTTAAGTTTTATTGCATTATGCTTTCCCATATTACAAGCAGTTTTTTCACTTCCGGTTGGTGAACATAGAGAACCTAAGACTCATGTTATACATTTTGAAGCCATCAGTAAGAAAAACTCCGAAGGTAGAAGGATAATAGCTATCAACGATTATAAAGAATATTATGAGAAGACGTTTGGTCCTCCTATAAACGTGCGTGCAGGTGATACCATTAATTTAAGTCTTGAAAACAAAATATGTTCAGAAGAGGAAGCACAATTAGCTGAAAACGACCAATTTTGGCAAGATTACTGTAACACTGGATTACATTTCCATGGATTGGTACCAATAGGCAATCAGGTAGATGGTGTACCTGGGTTAACACAACCTCCCATAAGAACCGGCGAGACCTTTTGGTACAATTTTACTATCCCAAAAGATGTATGCGGTACTTATTGGTATCATTCTCATTCTACAGTACAGTACGGTGATGGCCTCAGAGGAACCTTAGTTGTTGAATGTGATGAGTACAATCTTTTGGTAAATCGTGTTGTACAATCCTTAGGAGAAAAAGCTGCTGGCAGCGGATTGTTGGAATTGCCGCCCAGAGTAGATACCATAAGACAAGAGGGTATTCAAGAAGAGTACGTAACTTTAAGTGATTGGTACGAAGATTGGAATCTCGATGTGGTGCGTGATAAAATGATGTTTCCAGGTGGTACTACTGATCCTCATATCGATGGATCGTTAATCAATGGTTCCGAAGAGGATCAACTGGAGATAAGATTAAAACCCAATACCAATGCTGTAGTTTTGAGATTAGTTAATGCTGGTATGGCAGGTACGCAGATTATTCATGCGGAGGGAAAGTACATGGTGGTCATGGAGACAGATGGTATATTAGTGAAGCCTTATGCCGTAGAAACATTATCACTAGCGGTGGGACAAAGATATACAGTGATTATCCCTGTTGACAATGACTCAATCAAAATAATTAATGGATGTAACAAAATGATGGGATACATCACGAAAGTATTTTGGATTGTTAAGGGTCAGCCAACAGGAGAATTAAGATTCAACgaaaatatcaaaaatttgCCAGGTCTTTATAGGGGTGAGTTGtataaagaattagaaccTCTACCTTCTCCTAATGGCCAGAATACCAAAATCATAGGAGGtcaaaaaaatgatgatataCAGCGCATAACTTTAGATTACCTATATCTTAGGGACGATGATGACATGAGACAAAAATATGGTACAGAGATGTACAAAGTCAACGGTAAGACAATGCAAGAATACATGGAATCGCCAATTGAAGTTAAAAATGGTAAGACCTTAGAAATTGTCATTAACGCATTGGACCACATGCGTCATCCGTGGCATTTGCATGGTCATCACTTCCAATTGGTATCACTGGGTGAGAAGAGAGATGGTGTACTAAGACTTGgtggagaagaagatgaggagAATATAAGCGATGCAGCAAAAAGGTATAATGACGATTTACAATACTGGATCGAATCTGGTAAAACACCGATGACAAGAGATAGTTTTAATATCGAAGGTGGATCATTTGCAGTGATAAGGATCGAACCTAATAGACCTGGTGACTGGTTATTACACTGCCATGTGGAGTGGCACGTAGCTAAGGGGCTGGGCGTTGTTATACGTGAATTGCCTGAATTGCCTGAATTACCTGAACAATCAGAGCAATCCGAGCAATCAGAGCAATCACAACAGCAAGAGCAGTCGCAGCAAGACAATGGAACTAGTTCGCAAACTAGTTCAAATGGTAAGAATACCGAGGATTTTTCGACAAGCAAAGTTAAAGTGTTATCAATTTACTTTTTAATCATGAGTATTCTCGATGCGATCTTGTATTGGGTCATTATATGA